The Helianthus annuus cultivar XRQ/B chromosome 16, HanXRQr2.0-SUNRISE, whole genome shotgun sequence genome includes a window with the following:
- the LOC110917233 gene encoding 16 kDa phloem protein 2 — MTTQGIHGNLLEVTVVSCSKLKDTEWISRQDPYVSIEYGSSKSTTRTCTDGGKNPTFQEKFVFTLIEGLRELNVSVWNSNTVTHDDFIGSGKIPLTKALSQGFDDSSWPLQSKTGRHAGEVRIILHYTTSGYKPPKDSTQKPSKGFAPSAPSHVAPPAAMYAAPPPAYHPPGGAYPPPGGAYPPPADAYPPPYQHNPSAYPPAPYPPQPVTYPPPPYPAYGSHYPPGSPFPGMYPPPPY; from the exons ATGACCACTCAGGGCATCCATGGCAATCTCCTTGAAGTCACCG TCGTTAGCTGCAGTAAACTGAAGGATACGGAATGGATTTCAAGGCAAGATCCTTACGTTTCTATCGAATATGGGAGCAGTAAATCCACGACTCGTACTTGTACAG ATGGAGGCAAGAATCCAACATTTCAAGAGAAGTTTGTATTTACACTAATTGAAGGATTAAGAGAGCTGAATGTTTCGGTTTGGAATAGCAATACGGTCACACACGATGATTTCATCGGTAGCGGAAA GATTCCATTGACAAAAGCTCTTTCTCAGGGATTTGATGATAGTAGCTGGCCGTTACAAAGTAAAACCGGCAG GCATGCCGGAGAGGTCCGAATAATATTGCATTATACTACTAGCGGATAT AAACCACCAAAAGATTCTACTCAGAAACCATCAAAGGGTTTTGCACCATCAGCACCGTCACATGTAGCACCTCCGGCGGCCATGTACGCTGCACCACCACCGGCTTATCATCCACCAGGTGGCGCTTATCCTCCACCCGGTGGTGCTTATCCTCCACCTGCTGATGCTTATCCTCCACCCTACCAACATAATCCAAGTGCTTATCCACCGGCACCATACCCACCACAGCCAGTTACTTATCCTCCTCCGCCCTATCCAGCTTATGGATCACATTATCCCCCAG GTTCTCCTTTTCCCGGAATGTATCCTCCGCCACCTTATTGA